One Heteronotia binoei isolate CCM8104 ecotype False Entrance Well chromosome 10, APGP_CSIRO_Hbin_v1, whole genome shotgun sequence genomic region harbors:
- the LOC132578397 gene encoding transmembrane protease serine 11C-like, with protein MSMARVAGGVNSLGPGEWPWQASLQWNNIHHCGATLISNTWLVSAAHCFNEALEPQKWTVSFGTYLNPPLMVRFVKSIIVHEKYRYPAYEHDIAVVQLTQRVEFTRAVHHVCLPDAAEVFPYKIDAVVTGWGALSNDGETPNVLQQAIVGLIDSGTCNRKEVYNGAITPGMLCAGYLEGGVDSCQGDSGGPLVTPDTRGMWYLVGVVSWGDECGKPNKPGVYTRVTYYRDWIAAHTGL; from the exons ATGTCAATGGCAAGAGTAGCTGGAGGAGTCAACAGTTTGGGGCCGGGGGAGTGGCCGTGGCAAGCAAGTCTGCAGTGGAACAACATCCATCATTGTGGCGCCACCTTGATCAGCAACACGTGGCTGGTCTCTGCAGCACATTGCTTCAATGA GGCATTGGAGCCACAAAAATGGACTGTCAGCTTTGGGACCTATTTAAACCCTCCTCTCATGGTCCGGTTTGTGAAGAGCATTATTGTTCATGAGAAGTACCGTTATCCAGCCTATGAACATGACATTGCGGTTGTGCAGCTGACTCAGCGTGTGGAGTTTACAAGGGCCGTTCACCATGTCTGCCTTCCTGATGCAGCCGAGGTGTTCCCATATAAGATAGATGCCGTTGTTACAGGATGGGGAGCACTTAGTAATGATG GAGAAACCCCGAATGTCCTTCAACAAGCAATAGTGGGGCTCATCGACTCCGGGACTTGCAATAGAAAAGAAGTGTACAATGGGGCTATAACACCTGGGATGCTGTGTGCCGGTTACCTGGAAGGAGGGGTAGATTCCTGCCAG GGGGACTCTGGCGGCCCATTGGTTACTCCGGATACCAGAGGCATGTGGTACCTTGTTGGCGTCGTCAGCTGGGGGGATGAATGTGGCAAACCCAACAAGCCGGGAGTCTACACGCGGGTGACCTACTATCGAGACTGGATTGCTGCCCACACGGGGCTCTGA